The sequence below is a genomic window from Phoenix dactylifera cultivar Barhee BC4 chromosome 8, palm_55x_up_171113_PBpolish2nd_filt_p, whole genome shotgun sequence.
cacaaattcctcgcaggacctaatatccaaaaatcatattttctttaaaattaatcataatatatataaaaacttaaatttaatatttcccCATGGTCGACCCTGCAGGAGTGCCTAGCACCCTGAGTTCGGGTTTgggttcgggttcatacccgtagacCACCCTCTTCCCTTtattttactattattattattattgtcttttcttttctttccttcccttttttttttcttcttttcttctcttttttctcccgactccccctcttctccttcggtGAAACAGTGGGTCCCGTgacccccccttcttcttcttcttccctctcggtcggACTCTGGGGCGGCCATGGTGGCCGGCCCCGACGGCggcaggaggcggcggagcaAGCCCGACCACCCCCTGCGGCTGGCGGCGGCGAGCACGCCGGCGCTAACGCCTCTAGCTGAAGCGAAGCATCCCTTTTTGGGCCAAAATCCGGCGATCGGCCGGCTCAAAATCACCACCCACCATGGCTAATCACCAAGCAAGGAGAAGGAACAAACTTACCTTAGCCCCGACGAAGATCCGgcgcctcccttcctctccggcGGCAATGAAGGAAAAAGGTCACCCGTGCTACTtggctctccctcttcctctctctctctctctccggcaatgcgaagaaaatctctcccccttctccctggcGGCTCTTCTCGGTGGTcttaaggaggagaggaagccctaaaaacagggcttccttcttcttcgggatggaaccAGTCCATCCCGTCGCCTCACGTGCGTCGCACGTGAGGCCGGAGTTTTGGGACTGGGCTGGTCatttggaccgggcccagttccggGGTCTTACATCCCaccctcctaaaaaaaaatttcgtccccgAAATTTGCGTTCCTGCAGTTTTAAAAAGTTGAGAATACTTCTTCCAAATCAAGTCATAACGCTCTTCAAATCCAAGTCGTCTTGTCTGACCAATGTCAAATAATTCTATTCACCATACTTTCTCTGCACACTCTGATTTAAACCTCAACATACCCGTGTcaagtctagatttttttttttctagaattacttgcttgttggtacattcattattatgtcttattccgtgtgaacactttcgaaaattaaaagtttatattcttcttttgataatcaatctaaaaaaaaatattatgtaacTATTTAATCCTTTCTAGCAGCATAATGAGTTGTCTAACAAAGAGCAATGGGCATGGCAaaacaataaatataaataaatattgggactagattaatacctgCCGTCAACACATCAGAAGCCTGTGCATCTTGCTGTGTAAGTGTAAATACTCTTCCTTGAGTCTTTGGCCCCTGGCTTCCTTCCATTGCCTGAGTAGGTCTAGTCTCGTTTCTTTGTGGGCAGTCTGCAATTTTATAACCTATCTTACCACATCTAAAACAGGCGCCGGTGTTCCAATAGCAATCCTTGTCTGCATGAGCCTTACCACATCTGGAACATTTATTGTTATTCATCTGCTTAGGATTGTCACTCGTAGATTTCTTGTTTGAACTTTCGGCGTTTTCATTGCTTTGCCCCAGGAATTCATTTGACctgttcctcttcttttgatttctttccctttccaaccgttcatcattaacttccctttcaattattaaagcTTTATTTACCGCAGTTGCATAGGTAGTCAATTCATAAGGTAccacttgttttctaatttcagtCTTTAGTCCCATCTCAAATTTATGCGTTCGATCTAGTTCATCTTCGACTAACTTTGGAACAAATTTGGCTAGCTCGGTAAATTtagcttcatattctgcaacagTCATATTTCTTTGCTTTAGATGAATAAACTCCTGCTCTTTCTGCGTCCTTACACTCCGAGGAAAATACTTATCATAAAATGCTCCTTGAAATTTTGCCCAAGTGAGTGGCTCCCTATCCTGCTCATATTTATGTTCCAACATCCGCCACCAGTTGAATGTCTCACCTTGCATCATgtatgatgcaaacaaaatTTTTTCATCATCCTGGCATCTCAAGACAGCAAATGCTTTTTCCATCTCTGTAAGCCAATTGTCTGCTTCCAACGGTTCTGTAGTCCCCTTGAAAGCTGGAGGAGCCAGCCTCTTAAATTCAGCAATATTGCTACGTTGTTCACACTGTTCCCCTCGTCCTTGCTGTGGCTGTGTCTGAGACAACTGCGCTTGTTGTTGGAGCAACTGCTGTTGTACCTGCTGTTGCATCTGCATAAGGCCCACTATGGTCTGCATAACTTGGCCTAGGCCCGGCTCTTGTTATCCTGTCTGAGTATCACTAGCAGGATTGACGACTCTCTCCTGCTGAGGGGTGTTACCAACTTGTTGGGGTGTGCTGTCATTTTGCGGGTTGGGTGCCTTATTAGTAGCTTTGCGAGTAGTCTTTCTCGTCCGACGTGGAGGCATCCTGATCTATGTCTATCAGATAGCAGCATACCAATAATAAGCTTACCAGTTCATTACAAGTACATAGAATGGTTGTTACAATCATCATAAACTAACGTCCCAATGtccctagtgtctacccacctacactcatgtcatgtcagattttcttatcttagaatttatccattcatgctctaataccataaaagttgtcatgcccccggcccgagatcgcgagccgggggtccgcgccaaccgccgcacacccgtagggaactctccccacgagcatgcaaggcatctcaaccaaatctcaaaaaaatgtaactaaaataattcagctgaaataaatgcaatcttactcCATTGACTGACCCAAATTATatagtctcacagttctaaatacgcagcggaacaataaagataaaacatcaatttaaataaagcctaatctaggataacttgtgcttcagttcttctagtcgctcttccattttaaatccccgataggttagttctcagaatctgtaaaacaacaagaaattgtataatgagctagacagcccagtaagtaataaacaccttaactagtcaattcatataataacataaaatataaatacaaattacgatgaatcaacataataacataatcaatttctttttcaagcacaaattcattaaaattcgtatttttttcaaatatctatatacataatcataaatctgattcgaaacaaattatattcatctcatcagcctttagctacgaccacacttataccctgtggctaggccagaaacagaaccgcacttataccctgcggagtgggccagaataccgcacttataccctgcggagggggccagaataccacacttataccctgtggtggggccagaattgacaatgcataaccccctattggcagggtccagaacataaccaggctgagagttctaaatctgatgcacatcaaaattcttttgtaacataatagatatatcataatccgatctaaatatgcatatacgatgcaaaaacagtaatataacaatagtccgaaaaatattattctaattcatatatccatttttcattcaaatcatcatctcataaaattcataaatcacatataaattcattaataatttattcgatgcaaaaataatattatataattgaaaagtctagagaaggcagttcattacttacattgaacgcgatccacaataaatccaattaatctcacaaatttcTCGCaggacctaatatccaaaaatcatattttctttaaaattaatcataatatatataaaaacttaaatttaatatttcccCATGGTCGACTCTGCAGGAGTGCCTAGCACCCtgagttcgggttcgggttcgggttcatacccgtagacCACCCTCTTCCCTTtattttactattattattattattgtcttttcttttctttccttcccttttttttttcttcttttcttctcttttctctcccgactccccctcttctccttcggtgaaacagggggtcccgtgactcccccttcttcttcttcttccctctcggtcggACTCTGGGGCGGCCATGGTGGCCGGCCCCGACGGCggcaggaggcggcggagcaAGCCCGACCACCCCCTGCGGCTGGCGGCGGCGAGCACGCCGGCGCTAATGCCTCTAGCCGAAGCGAAGCATCCCTTTTTGGGCCAAAATTCGGCGATCGGCCGGCTCAAAATCACCACCCACCATGGCTAATCACCAagcaaggagaaggaaaaaactTACCTTAGCCCCGATGAAGATCCGacgcctcccttcctctccggcGGCAATGAAGGAAAAAGGTCAACCGTGCTACTtggctctccctcttcctctctctctccggcaatgcgaagaaaatctctcccccttctccctggcGGCTCTTCTCGGTGGTcttaaggaggagaggaagccctaaaaacagggtttccttcttcttcgggatggaaccAATCCATCCCGTCGCCTCACGTGCGTCGCACGTGAGGCCGGAGttttgggactgggccggtcatttggaccgggcccagttccggGGTCTTACACTACCACTATCATCATTATTGCTACCAATCCTACTACATCTGTCGCCACCACAACCTTTACCATACTATCACCATCATTGCTGTCACTGTCACATCGTCGGTATCTCCATCACCATTGTCATTACTGTTATATTGGTAGCACCGTCGTTGCTGCTAGTGCCACCACTACCGTCACTAATACTATGGACTATAATATCATCGCCATCATTACTGTTATATTGGTAGCACCATCACTAATGTCATTACTGTTATATTGGTAGCACCGTCGTTGCTGCTACCATTTTTAtggttatattttttaaaaatttagaaataaaattgaaccaaaaattttattttttatttttaaaaataagaaaataaaagtgatgACAAATGACACCTAATTTATTGATTTGGTTGAAACTTTATGTTTACAtaacttatttgatattttgttcCGTTTCAACTTATAAATCCGATCAGCAAACAAcatatttgaattattaatagaaGATACTAATAGGTGCTATCTTGTAAGCATATATACTTAGGAAAACAAGTATTCAACTAAGCATACATAGCTTAACATTTAGGTTCACACAATTGGATGGTATATTGCATCACGCAACCCTTTTTAGCCTTCCCCTATTAGATTATTTCttcaataattataattataatgtCCTCTATTTTTCATTGctataaaaaaaatgagaaacatTGACCATATGTTATATAAGgacaatatataatattttctgAGAAAATATAGATTTATATAATGGAATGTATGAACGAACTGTGTTCAATTAGGGATTAACACTTCAAATCCGATCCATATTGGAATTGTTTCCATTCAGGATTTTTTTATCAATCAATTTTTAAGTTGAAAACGATCAAAATTGAAATATAAACCATAACAAAATAAAGTAATCGGCTACTTAATTATATCATACCcgtattatataataaaataacaacGAGGACTACTTAAACATGTATGATAACTTCGTACAAGATTGATTAACGACTGCCCATAAAATACAATCAACAGGATAAATTAatgattaaaaataattttataaattcaaGAGCGTTTTAATATCTTAACTATCTACTCTACTTCTACTAATATATGATTGGAAGAGGCTTTGAGGGCAGTTTCAGTGGATTTGTTCCACAAAAAAAAGTATGGCTCCTTTAGTGTGACGGTCTTAAAGTATGAAGCTAGGTGGCTTCAGTGTTTTCTAAgccaaaaagaatagaaaacgAGAGCGTTATGCACGTCCCCTCCTACTCCCTTATCTAACTTCTGGATATTTTCCCATCATTTTCTCATCCCTATCATCTAAAAATTGGTAACAATTTTCTTTGCAAGCCTTTCTAAATGAAATCCTAGTTATCTAGAAGTTGCATGGATCACATGCGCTGGATTTTAACATGGATATATAGCACTATTAGTACTGATCCATATGTGGACCTTATAGGCATACCGTCACTCCCCCGACCTGAAATCACAAGCCGGGGTTCGCAGCAACCGCCACATACCTAAAGAAAACTCTTCTTACAAATATACAAGACATGTCAGCATGATCTCATAAATAAGCagcaaaataaatttaaataattaacattcaaactttaatttaaataactaatCAAAATAGAATATctcacaaaaataataatattctaAAGTCTTGCATCAACTTTAATAAAAACTTAATCTAAATAAAGATGACAGAATGCTGTCTTTAGTCTCCAAAAATGTAAAAATAGTAGAATATAGCTAGACAACCCAGTAAATAATGAACACTTTAGCTAGATGAATCAATTAATATGATAATTAATAATATACTGAAAATAGGCAAGCCAAGTACATTAATTCAAAATCGAATCTAAATATACAATATATTAGAACAATATGCATGCGAATCCAatcatttcaaaattcaaatttcgttcatagatcaatttttttcaaaacattAAGTTCAGCTCAACAACTAGAAACTCTGACCACATTTATACTCGATGGCTCGGCCAGACCATAAGCTTAGTAATAATCAAAATGCCACCATATAATCTCCAATGGTAGAGTATCAAAATACCAGCATATATATAAGCTCCACTTGCATGCTATTGAAGTATCAACATACAATCCCTGCTAGCAGGGTATTAAAGTCCCAACATGCAACCTCTACCGACATGGTACAGAAATACCAATGTACAATCTCTACTGATAGggcatcaaaatataatttggcTGCAGATCCAAATTCgtctcaaatcaattttttttttcaaaaatatgtttaatATTCCAAATCGtaagatttataaaattatgcaacatcaaaatcaatacattcaattaaaaattatacaatattctagaaaaatacatatttaaatattataaatCAAAATGATTCGATTCATTAAATATTTATAGTTTGCtgataaattaagaaaaaattttgatttCGAACATTCTTATAGGGCTAGCCAAGCAAAAGTACTCGACATTTGGTCAACTACAAATCAAGAGTTATGTCAGGATGCAAATAACATGATAGGTTTGTATTGGTGGTGCAATCTAGTAGCGCCTGGCCTGGGCTCGGGTGGGGTTCCGCACGCCATCCAAATTATTGAGGAAAAGACCTTCTCTAGGTTCTAGCAAATCCCAGTAGAGAAATTTTGTAGAGAGAAAGAAGGGAGAGAAagtggggaagagagagagagagaaaagaggagaTAGAGAACCattacttctctctctctctctctctctctccttttttttttttttcttcttccttttttttcttctctctccttggcttcttggttaAACAAGGGATTCATGCTCGTCCCCTTCATTAAAATATGCGGTGGCTGTGGCCGGTGATGGTGCTGGCCACGGCGGTGCCGCCAGTGGTCCTACAACCGGTGATTGgcattagaaagaaagaaaacaggggaTCGGGATTAACCCATGCGCCGGTGATCAAGGCTCTGGTGAAACCATGAGACGACATAGGCGGCTGATCAAAAGCTCTGGCGACAAGCGCTAGTAGCGCGAAATGCtaggaaaaagagaaacaagGCCGAGAATCAAATCTACAAATAGGGGAGTAGCTTACCATTCAAAATTCTGCGATCCCCCGATGAGATCCCATCCATCAACAGTGGCTCGCGAAGGGTGAGGGTGGCGGCACCGCTAACTTCGGCAAGGCTCCGATAATGCTGGCCGGTCAAGAAAAATCCACAAAATAGGGATGGTGTCATacggaagaaaaaaagaaggggaCTACTGGCGACGTGTTTGGTAGTGATGACCTTGAAAGAACCTTTTAAATAGAGTGGGAGGAGGCACCGAGAATCCGCCTCGGCATCGAATTTTCCTCCAATGAAGACGGGAGGAAGGAGTCCCATCGGGAGTCTGCTTCCTTCATGCCGAgctagagatgggcactgggccgggccgcccatggcccggcacgaagcctagcacggcccat
It includes:
- the LOC120111712 gene encoding uncharacterized protein LOC120111712 gives rise to the protein MQQQVQQQLLQQQAQLSQTQPQQGRGEQCEQRSNIAEFKRLAPPAFKGTTEPLEADNWLTEMEKAFAVLRCQDDEKILFASYMMQGETFNWWRMLEHKYEQDREPLTWAKFQGAFYDKYFPRSVRTQKEQEFIHLKQRNMTVAEYEAKFTELAKFVPKLVEDELDRTHKFEMGLKTEIRKQVVPYELTTYATAVVGPGL